One Macrobrachium rosenbergii isolate ZJJX-2024 chromosome 10, ASM4041242v1, whole genome shotgun sequence DNA window includes the following coding sequences:
- the LOC136842554 gene encoding dipeptidyl peptidase 4-like isoform X2, producing MSHRYSPVAQEDDPYLYHLNKKELVGSTKPRIWRNLLIGTIGVMLVVSAAIAIIVLTRGNEAGAPTTSALTSAPRGIDLAEVLNGTFSAASFNGTWISDNEFLYRTEDGALNIFTVETQLPKELVSKEFMQEWRPFKYSLSPSRKYLLFVHDVQKLFRYSYLARHTILNLETGETTPLAPQRVRTRSDQPPLLYATWAPTEDSIAFVSHNDLYYTTGPDLNTMYRLTDTGQIGSIFNGIPDWVYEEEILSSNSALWFSPNSRRLTFATFNDSHVDTMNFPLYGRPGDLAFQYPIQQSIKYPKPGRANPVVDLWVVDLAKLVSGSGDTVTRLSPPSSLSTVDHYFTTVGWATPSIVSVIWMNRHQNVDTLSICNGDTGVCTDDLVHESPDKSWNDLYTAPEFDDNGGNTYLIILPTHQGDKGHFKHINLRRSSDKTLTPLTTGTYEVVEILSWDQKNNIVYFTAAPSGKPGQRHIYYVGDLESSQPKQAYCITCGFKNDFGEDCNYNSADFSKESQYYVLTCSGPGIPQVTLHKTSDHSRLMLLEDNQDIRDRLLDRSLPLEKRLEIDIEGGHKAQVSMKLPPDYNPTLFQTYPMLVYVYGGPGSQLVSDRFRIDWGDYLASERGIIYTSIDGRGSGYSGDKLLHALYYGLGTAEVEDQIAVTSALQKSFQFIDSSRTAIWGWSYGGYVTASALSKDVGNVFKCGISVAPVTSWIYYDTVYTERYMGLPTPDDNLRAYIASDITKNVTNFKNKEFFLIHGTADDNVHYQQSMMLSRALEVNDILFRSQSYPDENHGLAGVKKHHYHSMEDFLNDCFNQT from the exons GAGCTGGTGGGGTCAACGAAACCTCGAATATGGCGGAACCTGCTAATAGGAACCATCGGTGTCATGCTGGTGGTGTCAGCGGCCATTGCCATCATCGTATTAACACGCGG GAACGAAGCGGGTGCCCCTACTACATCAGCCCTTACATCGGCTCCGAGAGGGATAGACTTGGCAGAAGTGCTTAACGGTACTTTTTCTGCTGCATCTTTTAATGGAACTTGGATTTCTG ATAATGAGTTTTTGTACAGGACAGAAGATGGTGCACTCAACATCTTCACTGTAGAGACGCAGCTTCCAAAGGAATTAGTTTCTAAGGAATTTATG cAAGAATGGCGCCCTTTCAAGTACAGCTTGTCTCCCAGCAGAAAATATCTTCTTTTTGTTCATGACGTTCAGAAG TTATTCCGGTATTCCTACTTGGCTCGCCATACAATTCTTAACCTTGAGACTGG AGAGACAACACCACTGGCTCCCCAGAGGGTGAGAACGCGAAGTGATCAGCCACCTTTATTATATGCCACCTGGGCTCCAACAGAAGATTCCATTGCATTTGTTTCGCACAATGATTTATATTACACCACTGGACCAGACCTGAATACCATGTATAGGCTCACTGACACTGGACAAATTGGAAGCATATTCAATGGCATTCCGGATTGGGTTTATGAAG agGAAATTTTGAGTTCTAATTCAGCTTTATGGTTCAGTCCTAACAGCCGCCGTCTTACTTTTGCAACCTTTAATGATTCTCATGTAGATACTATGAACTTCCCCTTGTATGGTCGCCCTGGAGACTTAGCTTTCCAGTACCCTATTCAGCAGTCCATCAAGTATCCCAAG CCTGGACGTGCCAACCCTGTGGTTGATTTATGGGTTGTTGATCTAGCCAAGTTAGTGAGTGGAAGTGGCGACACTGTAACCCGTCTCTCACCTCCATCATCACTGTCTACTGTTGATCATTACTTTACTACAGTTGGTTGGGCAACTCCCAGTATTGTGTCTGTAATCTGGATGAATCGTCACCAG AATGTTGATACACTGAGTATATGCAATGGAGACACTGGTGTGTGCACAGATGATCTTGTTCATGAATCCCCAGATAAATCCTGGAATGACCTTTATACTGCTCCTGAATTTGATGACAATGGAGGAAATACATATCTCATTATTCTACCAACTCATCAGGGTGATAAAGGACATTTTAAG CACATCAACCTACGTCGGTCTTCTGATAAAACATTAACACCCCTGACAACAGGGACCTATGAAGTTGTTGAGATACTCTCTTGGGATCAGAAGAATAATATTGT GTACTTTACTGCTGCACCATCTGGTAAACCTGGACAACGTCACATCTATTATGTTGGAGACCTTGAAAGTTCACAGCCCAAACAAGCATACTGTATTACATGTGGTTTCAAGAATGATTTTGGT gAGGATTGCAACTACAACAGTGCAGATTTCAGCAAAGAGAGCCAGTACTATGTATTAACCTGTAGTGGTCCTGGAATCCCTCAAGTTACTCTCCATAAGACTTCTGATCACTCTAGACTTATGCTGCTTGAAGATAATCAAGAT ATTCGTGATCGTCTCTTAGATAGATCTTTACCACTTGAAAAGCGTTTAGAAATTGACATTGAAGGTGGTCATAAAGCTCAGGTTTCCATGAAACTTCCTCCAGATTATAATCCTACTCTCTTCCAGACTTACCCCATGCTTGTTTATGT GTATGGAGGCCCAGGGTCTCAGCTTGTGAGTGATAGATTTAGAATTGACTGGGGTGATTATTTGGCTTCTGAGAGAGGAATCATCTATACTTCAATTGATGGACGTGGATCTGGATATTCTGGGGATAAACTCCTCCATGCTTTATATTATGGACTGGGAACAGCTGAAGTAGAAGATCAGATTGCTGTTACCTC AGCCCTCCAAAAATCGTTCCAGTTTATTGATTCATCAAGAACTGCTATTTGGGGATGGTCATATGGTGGCTATGTAACTGCTTCTGCCTTGTCTAAAGATGTtggaaatgttttcaaatgtgGTATTTCTGTGGCTCCAGTCACTTCCTGGATATATTATG ATACTGTATATACGGAGCGTTATATGGGTTTGCCAACACCTGATGATAATTTGAGAGCATATATAGCCTCTGACATTACAAAGAATGTAACCAATTTCAAGAACAAGGAATTCTTCCTCATTCATGGAACTGCTGATGACAATGTCCACTACCAACAATCTATGATGCTTTCTCGAGCTTTGGAGGTTAACGACATCCTCTTCAGGTCTCAG agCTATCCAGATGAAAACCATGGTTTAGCAGGTGTCAAGAAACATCACTATCATTCAATGGAAGACTTCCTTAATGACTGTTTTAATCAGACCTAA
- the LOC136842554 gene encoding dipeptidyl peptidase 4-like isoform X5: MLEKAEEETLGELVGSTKPRIWRNLLIGTIGVMLVVSAAIAIIVLTRGNEAGAPTTSALTSAPRGIDLAEVLNGTFSAASFNGTWISDNEFLYRTEDGALNIFTVETQLPKELVSKEFMQEWRPFKYSLSPSRKYLLFVHDVQKLFRYSYLARHTILNLETGETTPLAPQRVRTRSDQPPLLYATWAPTEDSIAFVSHNDLYYTTGPDLNTMYRLTDTGQIGSIFNGIPDWVYEEEILSSNSALWFSPNSRRLTFATFNDSHVDTMNFPLYGRPGDLAFQYPIQQSIKYPKPGRANPVVDLWVVDLAKLVSGSGDTVTRLSPPSSLSTVDHYFTTVGWATPSIVSVIWMNRHQNVDTLSICNGDTGVCTDDLVHESPDKSWNDLYTAPEFDDNGGNTYLIILPTHQGDKGHFKHINLRRSSDKTLTPLTTGTYEVVEILSWDQKNNIVYFTAAPSGKPGQRHIYYVGDLESSQPKQAYCITCGFKNDFGEDCNYNSADFSKESQYYVLTCSGPGIPQVTLHKTSDHSRLMLLEDNQDIRDRLLDRSLPLEKRLEIDIEGGHKAQVSMKLPPDYNPTLFQTYPMLVYVYGGPGSQLVSDRFRIDWGDYLASERGIIYTSIDGRGSGYSGDKLLHALYYGLGTAEVEDQIAVTSALQKSFQFIDSSRTAIWGWSYGGYVTASALSKDVGNVFKCGISVAPVTSWIYYDTVYTERYMGLPTPDDNLRAYIASDITKNVTNFKNKEFFLIHGTADDNVHYQQSMMLSRALEVNDILFRSQSYPDENHGLAGVKKHHYHSMEDFLNDCFNQT, translated from the exons GAGCTGGTGGGGTCAACGAAACCTCGAATATGGCGGAACCTGCTAATAGGAACCATCGGTGTCATGCTGGTGGTGTCAGCGGCCATTGCCATCATCGTATTAACACGCGG GAACGAAGCGGGTGCCCCTACTACATCAGCCCTTACATCGGCTCCGAGAGGGATAGACTTGGCAGAAGTGCTTAACGGTACTTTTTCTGCTGCATCTTTTAATGGAACTTGGATTTCTG ATAATGAGTTTTTGTACAGGACAGAAGATGGTGCACTCAACATCTTCACTGTAGAGACGCAGCTTCCAAAGGAATTAGTTTCTAAGGAATTTATG cAAGAATGGCGCCCTTTCAAGTACAGCTTGTCTCCCAGCAGAAAATATCTTCTTTTTGTTCATGACGTTCAGAAG TTATTCCGGTATTCCTACTTGGCTCGCCATACAATTCTTAACCTTGAGACTGG AGAGACAACACCACTGGCTCCCCAGAGGGTGAGAACGCGAAGTGATCAGCCACCTTTATTATATGCCACCTGGGCTCCAACAGAAGATTCCATTGCATTTGTTTCGCACAATGATTTATATTACACCACTGGACCAGACCTGAATACCATGTATAGGCTCACTGACACTGGACAAATTGGAAGCATATTCAATGGCATTCCGGATTGGGTTTATGAAG agGAAATTTTGAGTTCTAATTCAGCTTTATGGTTCAGTCCTAACAGCCGCCGTCTTACTTTTGCAACCTTTAATGATTCTCATGTAGATACTATGAACTTCCCCTTGTATGGTCGCCCTGGAGACTTAGCTTTCCAGTACCCTATTCAGCAGTCCATCAAGTATCCCAAG CCTGGACGTGCCAACCCTGTGGTTGATTTATGGGTTGTTGATCTAGCCAAGTTAGTGAGTGGAAGTGGCGACACTGTAACCCGTCTCTCACCTCCATCATCACTGTCTACTGTTGATCATTACTTTACTACAGTTGGTTGGGCAACTCCCAGTATTGTGTCTGTAATCTGGATGAATCGTCACCAG AATGTTGATACACTGAGTATATGCAATGGAGACACTGGTGTGTGCACAGATGATCTTGTTCATGAATCCCCAGATAAATCCTGGAATGACCTTTATACTGCTCCTGAATTTGATGACAATGGAGGAAATACATATCTCATTATTCTACCAACTCATCAGGGTGATAAAGGACATTTTAAG CACATCAACCTACGTCGGTCTTCTGATAAAACATTAACACCCCTGACAACAGGGACCTATGAAGTTGTTGAGATACTCTCTTGGGATCAGAAGAATAATATTGT GTACTTTACTGCTGCACCATCTGGTAAACCTGGACAACGTCACATCTATTATGTTGGAGACCTTGAAAGTTCACAGCCCAAACAAGCATACTGTATTACATGTGGTTTCAAGAATGATTTTGGT gAGGATTGCAACTACAACAGTGCAGATTTCAGCAAAGAGAGCCAGTACTATGTATTAACCTGTAGTGGTCCTGGAATCCCTCAAGTTACTCTCCATAAGACTTCTGATCACTCTAGACTTATGCTGCTTGAAGATAATCAAGAT ATTCGTGATCGTCTCTTAGATAGATCTTTACCACTTGAAAAGCGTTTAGAAATTGACATTGAAGGTGGTCATAAAGCTCAGGTTTCCATGAAACTTCCTCCAGATTATAATCCTACTCTCTTCCAGACTTACCCCATGCTTGTTTATGT GTATGGAGGCCCAGGGTCTCAGCTTGTGAGTGATAGATTTAGAATTGACTGGGGTGATTATTTGGCTTCTGAGAGAGGAATCATCTATACTTCAATTGATGGACGTGGATCTGGATATTCTGGGGATAAACTCCTCCATGCTTTATATTATGGACTGGGAACAGCTGAAGTAGAAGATCAGATTGCTGTTACCTC AGCCCTCCAAAAATCGTTCCAGTTTATTGATTCATCAAGAACTGCTATTTGGGGATGGTCATATGGTGGCTATGTAACTGCTTCTGCCTTGTCTAAAGATGTtggaaatgttttcaaatgtgGTATTTCTGTGGCTCCAGTCACTTCCTGGATATATTATG ATACTGTATATACGGAGCGTTATATGGGTTTGCCAACACCTGATGATAATTTGAGAGCATATATAGCCTCTGACATTACAAAGAATGTAACCAATTTCAAGAACAAGGAATTCTTCCTCATTCATGGAACTGCTGATGACAATGTCCACTACCAACAATCTATGATGCTTTCTCGAGCTTTGGAGGTTAACGACATCCTCTTCAGGTCTCAG agCTATCCAGATGAAAACCATGGTTTAGCAGGTGTCAAGAAACATCACTATCATTCAATGGAAGACTTCCTTAATGACTGTTTTAATCAGACCTAA
- the LOC136842554 gene encoding dipeptidyl peptidase 4-like isoform X7: protein MLVVSAAIAIIVLTRGNEAGAPTTSALTSAPRGIDLAEVLNGTFSAASFNGTWISDNEFLYRTEDGALNIFTVETQLPKELVSKEFMQEWRPFKYSLSPSRKYLLFVHDVQKLFRYSYLARHTILNLETGETTPLAPQRVRTRSDQPPLLYATWAPTEDSIAFVSHNDLYYTTGPDLNTMYRLTDTGQIGSIFNGIPDWVYEEEILSSNSALWFSPNSRRLTFATFNDSHVDTMNFPLYGRPGDLAFQYPIQQSIKYPKPGRANPVVDLWVVDLAKLVSGSGDTVTRLSPPSSLSTVDHYFTTVGWATPSIVSVIWMNRHQNVDTLSICNGDTGVCTDDLVHESPDKSWNDLYTAPEFDDNGGNTYLIILPTHQGDKGHFKHINLRRSSDKTLTPLTTGTYEVVEILSWDQKNNIVYFTAAPSGKPGQRHIYYVGDLESSQPKQAYCITCGFKNDFGEDCNYNSADFSKESQYYVLTCSGPGIPQVTLHKTSDHSRLMLLEDNQDIRDRLLDRSLPLEKRLEIDIEGGHKAQVSMKLPPDYNPTLFQTYPMLVYVYGGPGSQLVSDRFRIDWGDYLASERGIIYTSIDGRGSGYSGDKLLHALYYGLGTAEVEDQIAVTSALQKSFQFIDSSRTAIWGWSYGGYVTASALSKDVGNVFKCGISVAPVTSWIYYDTVYTERYMGLPTPDDNLRAYIASDITKNVTNFKNKEFFLIHGTADDNVHYQQSMMLSRALEVNDILFRSQSYPDENHGLAGVKKHHYHSMEDFLNDCFNQT from the exons ATGCTGGTGGTGTCAGCGGCCATTGCCATCATCGTATTAACACGCGG GAACGAAGCGGGTGCCCCTACTACATCAGCCCTTACATCGGCTCCGAGAGGGATAGACTTGGCAGAAGTGCTTAACGGTACTTTTTCTGCTGCATCTTTTAATGGAACTTGGATTTCTG ATAATGAGTTTTTGTACAGGACAGAAGATGGTGCACTCAACATCTTCACTGTAGAGACGCAGCTTCCAAAGGAATTAGTTTCTAAGGAATTTATG cAAGAATGGCGCCCTTTCAAGTACAGCTTGTCTCCCAGCAGAAAATATCTTCTTTTTGTTCATGACGTTCAGAAG TTATTCCGGTATTCCTACTTGGCTCGCCATACAATTCTTAACCTTGAGACTGG AGAGACAACACCACTGGCTCCCCAGAGGGTGAGAACGCGAAGTGATCAGCCACCTTTATTATATGCCACCTGGGCTCCAACAGAAGATTCCATTGCATTTGTTTCGCACAATGATTTATATTACACCACTGGACCAGACCTGAATACCATGTATAGGCTCACTGACACTGGACAAATTGGAAGCATATTCAATGGCATTCCGGATTGGGTTTATGAAG agGAAATTTTGAGTTCTAATTCAGCTTTATGGTTCAGTCCTAACAGCCGCCGTCTTACTTTTGCAACCTTTAATGATTCTCATGTAGATACTATGAACTTCCCCTTGTATGGTCGCCCTGGAGACTTAGCTTTCCAGTACCCTATTCAGCAGTCCATCAAGTATCCCAAG CCTGGACGTGCCAACCCTGTGGTTGATTTATGGGTTGTTGATCTAGCCAAGTTAGTGAGTGGAAGTGGCGACACTGTAACCCGTCTCTCACCTCCATCATCACTGTCTACTGTTGATCATTACTTTACTACAGTTGGTTGGGCAACTCCCAGTATTGTGTCTGTAATCTGGATGAATCGTCACCAG AATGTTGATACACTGAGTATATGCAATGGAGACACTGGTGTGTGCACAGATGATCTTGTTCATGAATCCCCAGATAAATCCTGGAATGACCTTTATACTGCTCCTGAATTTGATGACAATGGAGGAAATACATATCTCATTATTCTACCAACTCATCAGGGTGATAAAGGACATTTTAAG CACATCAACCTACGTCGGTCTTCTGATAAAACATTAACACCCCTGACAACAGGGACCTATGAAGTTGTTGAGATACTCTCTTGGGATCAGAAGAATAATATTGT GTACTTTACTGCTGCACCATCTGGTAAACCTGGACAACGTCACATCTATTATGTTGGAGACCTTGAAAGTTCACAGCCCAAACAAGCATACTGTATTACATGTGGTTTCAAGAATGATTTTGGT gAGGATTGCAACTACAACAGTGCAGATTTCAGCAAAGAGAGCCAGTACTATGTATTAACCTGTAGTGGTCCTGGAATCCCTCAAGTTACTCTCCATAAGACTTCTGATCACTCTAGACTTATGCTGCTTGAAGATAATCAAGAT ATTCGTGATCGTCTCTTAGATAGATCTTTACCACTTGAAAAGCGTTTAGAAATTGACATTGAAGGTGGTCATAAAGCTCAGGTTTCCATGAAACTTCCTCCAGATTATAATCCTACTCTCTTCCAGACTTACCCCATGCTTGTTTATGT GTATGGAGGCCCAGGGTCTCAGCTTGTGAGTGATAGATTTAGAATTGACTGGGGTGATTATTTGGCTTCTGAGAGAGGAATCATCTATACTTCAATTGATGGACGTGGATCTGGATATTCTGGGGATAAACTCCTCCATGCTTTATATTATGGACTGGGAACAGCTGAAGTAGAAGATCAGATTGCTGTTACCTC AGCCCTCCAAAAATCGTTCCAGTTTATTGATTCATCAAGAACTGCTATTTGGGGATGGTCATATGGTGGCTATGTAACTGCTTCTGCCTTGTCTAAAGATGTtggaaatgttttcaaatgtgGTATTTCTGTGGCTCCAGTCACTTCCTGGATATATTATG ATACTGTATATACGGAGCGTTATATGGGTTTGCCAACACCTGATGATAATTTGAGAGCATATATAGCCTCTGACATTACAAAGAATGTAACCAATTTCAAGAACAAGGAATTCTTCCTCATTCATGGAACTGCTGATGACAATGTCCACTACCAACAATCTATGATGCTTTCTCGAGCTTTGGAGGTTAACGACATCCTCTTCAGGTCTCAG agCTATCCAGATGAAAACCATGGTTTAGCAGGTGTCAAGAAACATCACTATCATTCAATGGAAGACTTCCTTAATGACTGTTTTAATCAGACCTAA